The genome window CTTCCATAGCTCCTCAGTATAACTCTTATTTCCTTCCATGACTGCCCTTAACTTCTTTGTGGACCATTTTGATTCCAGTAATTCATTTAAACTGCCTAAAATCAGCTTAAGATCCTCACTAATTTCGAAGTTAAGATCTAGAATCATCAAATCACCAAGATTCAATTACATCCAAATCCTTTGGTAATAATGTTTCCAATTTCATCTCCTTAGCTCTATTTATCGCATCAATCCTAGTATTTAAAAGCCTTTTAGCGTAGTCCACTAGCTCCATACCGGAGAGGCCAAAAGGTAGAGTTGTAACTTGAGGCATTGTGGGTTCAGAGAAGATTCCTATAGCATAAGGCGTAAGGTAATTTATGTGATCCATAGCAACCTTATATATTCCCTCTCCATATTCCTTTATTAATCTTGCGATTAAATATACTCCAAATGCTATATGTCTAGATTCGTCAGTAGCTATGAGGTTTACCATCTTAGCTAAACCAGGTAGGATTTTTCTTGTACTTGTTATACGCCTAAAAATATTGTAACCTCCCTCAGCTGCTACTCCTTCAACTATTAAATTATAAGTTACCACGGCTCTAACTTGATTTTCTGGTGAAGGATCTCTAGATAAATTCCACATGGCCTTTGGCAATTCTTCATAAAATATCTTCCTATAATTAGGCGAAAGGTCTTTTGTATATGCACTTAGATCTTCCATTACATTAACAACGTCGAAAAATCTTCTAAACGCTTCAACATGTTTAGCTTCCTCATAAACGAACTGTTCTAAATACATAACTTCCTCTACTTTTCCCTCTTTAACTAACGTCACAATTAGCGGATGAAGGTCCAATGCTACAGCTTCTTCTCCCGCAGCAAACTTTGAACCGACATTTATTATGAAC of Sulfolobus sp. E5-1-F contains these proteins:
- a CDS encoding R2-like ligand-binding oxidase; translation: MGMSFEEYKHEYFKSIRSGGLNWSLFPMKLYQLGKKLFWDPANIDLSKDAEDWKKLDDLEKMFIINVGSKFAAGEEAVALDLHPLIVTLVKEGKVEEVMYLEQFVYEEAKHVEAFRRFFDVVNVMEDLSAYTKDLSPNYRKIFYEELPKAMWNLSRDPSPENQVRAVVTYNLIVEGVAAEGGYNIFRRITSTRKILPGLAKMVNLIATDESRHIAFGVYLIARLIKEYGEGIYKVAMDHINYLTPYAIGIFSEPTMPQVTTLPFGLSGMELVDYAKRLLNTRIDAINRAKEMKLETLLPKDLDVIESW